The Ornithodoros turicata isolate Travis chromosome 7, ASM3712646v1, whole genome shotgun sequence genome includes a region encoding these proteins:
- the LOC135401586 gene encoding S-adenosylmethionine sensor upstream of mTORC1-like isoform X2 — protein MKTLATDVWKNDDRIVWCYETLKDYFFEGGLQRSIRRLWRRDGRQGHPDENINDAFRKLNLDCEKPLVLDVGSCYNPFKVYTDIDTVAIDLTPASDDVLQCDFLQVEVTDPSSSIFLRRECLKSPLVHLPSESFHVVLFVLVLEYLPCTIQRWTFCTKAVRLLKPNGLLLIVTPDSKHQQKNSAMIRSWRGVLESVGLCRIRYEKRQHLHCMAFQKNNALSVSKDDAETSMYIPQDSIDYVRQKREAVIVERSDVEDKALVETFSQLPQGFVDAC, from the exons ATGAAAACACTGGCGACAGATGTGTGGAAGAACGACGACAGAATAGTGTGGTGCTATGAAACCTTGAA AGATTATTTCTTCGAGGGTGGCCTGCAGAGGTCCATCAGAAGGCTGTGGAGAAGAGACGGAAGGCAGGGGCACCCCGATGAGAACATTAATGATGCTTTCCG GAAACTAAATCTGGATTGTGAAAAACCACTGGTGTTGGATGTGGGCAGCTGTTACAACCCTTTCAAGGTGTACACGGACATTGATACAGTGGCCATTGACCTCACGCCTGCATCTGAC GATGTCCTGCAGTGCGACTTCCTTCAAGTAGAGGTCACCGATCCATCCTCCTCCATATTTCTTCGTCGAGAGTGCCTGAAAAGTCCGCTAGTGCATCTCCCATCGGAGAGCTTCCATGTTGTCCTGTTTGTACTGGTGTTAGAATACCTGCCTTGCACTATCCAACGTTGGACTTTCTGCACCAAAGCAGTGAGGCTCCTGAAACCAAATGGACTCCTGCTCATAGTCACTCCAGACTCGAAGCACCAGCAAAAGAATTCTGCCATGATCCGAAGTTGGAGAGGGGTCCTggaaagtgtcggactttgcagGATCCGCTACGAGAAACGACAACACCTGCACTGCATGGCTTTCCAGAAAAACAATGCGCTGTCTGTGTCTAAGGATGACGCTGAGACGTCCATGTACATTCCGCAAGATTCCATAGACTATGTGCGACAGAAGAGAGAGGCGGTGATTGTTGAGAGATCGGACGTTGAAGACAAGGCGCTGGTAGAGACTTTTTCCCAACTTCCGCAAGGTTTTGTCGATGCGTGTTAA
- the LOC135401586 gene encoding S-adenosylmethionine sensor upstream of mTORC1-like isoform X1 — translation MHAALAQHIPISLQKKCALEKLFMFVMSKARHDELVSIIRGVHEQLRRNYQTSGDHVEVWTRHCNDKEARLRYAQSMKTLATDVWKNDDRIVWCYETLKDYFFEGGLQRSIRRLWRRDGRQGHPDENINDAFRKLNLDCEKPLVLDVGSCYNPFKVYTDIDTVAIDLTPASDDVLQCDFLQVEVTDPSSSIFLRRECLKSPLVHLPSESFHVVLFVLVLEYLPCTIQRWTFCTKAVRLLKPNGLLLIVTPDSKHQQKNSAMIRSWRGVLESVGLCRIRYEKRQHLHCMAFQKNNALSVSKDDAETSMYIPQDSIDYVRQKREAVIVERSDVEDKALVETFSQLPQGFVDAC, via the exons ATGCATGCAGCACTAGCACAACACATACCCatatcactgcagaaaaagtgTGCTCTGGAAAAACTGTTCATGTTTGTCATGTCTAAAGCACGCCACGACGAGTTAGTTTCCATTATAAGAGGCGTTCACGAGCAGCTCAGACGGAATTATCAAACAA gTGGGGACCATGTTGAAGTTTGGACGAGACACTGCAACGACAAGGAAGCCAGGCTACGGTATGCACAGAGCATGAAAACACTGGCGACAGATGTGTGGAAGAACGACGACAGAATAGTGTGGTGCTATGAAACCTTGAA AGATTATTTCTTCGAGGGTGGCCTGCAGAGGTCCATCAGAAGGCTGTGGAGAAGAGACGGAAGGCAGGGGCACCCCGATGAGAACATTAATGATGCTTTCCG GAAACTAAATCTGGATTGTGAAAAACCACTGGTGTTGGATGTGGGCAGCTGTTACAACCCTTTCAAGGTGTACACGGACATTGATACAGTGGCCATTGACCTCACGCCTGCATCTGAC GATGTCCTGCAGTGCGACTTCCTTCAAGTAGAGGTCACCGATCCATCCTCCTCCATATTTCTTCGTCGAGAGTGCCTGAAAAGTCCGCTAGTGCATCTCCCATCGGAGAGCTTCCATGTTGTCCTGTTTGTACTGGTGTTAGAATACCTGCCTTGCACTATCCAACGTTGGACTTTCTGCACCAAAGCAGTGAGGCTCCTGAAACCAAATGGACTCCTGCTCATAGTCACTCCAGACTCGAAGCACCAGCAAAAGAATTCTGCCATGATCCGAAGTTGGAGAGGGGTCCTggaaagtgtcggactttgcagGATCCGCTACGAGAAACGACAACACCTGCACTGCATGGCTTTCCAGAAAAACAATGCGCTGTCTGTGTCTAAGGATGACGCTGAGACGTCCATGTACATTCCGCAAGATTCCATAGACTATGTGCGACAGAAGAGAGAGGCGGTGATTGTTGAGAGATCGGACGTTGAAGACAAGGCGCTGGTAGAGACTTTTTCCCAACTTCCGCAAGGTTTTGTCGATGCGTGTTAA
- the LOC135401585 gene encoding BTB/POZ domain-containing protein 10-like isoform X1, with protein sequence MEYGVRAMSSRKGISRSSTYDNSSSDTEETDILPEHRGKDRQSYGGSPKLKPCLVSKLEEEQRDSSSASRNKSRPSHHHQHSPRPNSTMERMGSSSSSTEGSPASTVTAGGDTGALPTLPTSSDERVTIIVDNTRFVVDPALFSVQPDTMLGRMFGSSLENNFTRPNDRGEYEVAEGISATVFRAILDYYKTGMINCPPSVSVPELREACDYLLIPFDAQTVKCHNLRGLLHELSNEGARQQFEKFLEDLILRRMVISAQRGDRECHIVVLLDDDIVDWDEEYPPQTGEEYSQIVHSTAMYRFFKYIENRDVAKQVLKERGLKKIRLGIEGYPTYKEKVKRRPGGRAEVIYNYVQRPFLRMSWEKEEAKSRHVDFQCVRSKSITNLTTADGSPPVADPVLPTAEPAQHHQELGAVGGVEESVQVRHTQQVLPKEPYPNVQLPSDDLP encoded by the exons TTATGGAGGAAGTCCAAAGTTGAAGCCCTGCCTGGTAAGCAAATTGGAAGAAGAGCAGCGGGATTCTTCGTCGGCGTCCAGGAACAA GTCTCGTCCCTCTCATCATCACCAACATAGTCCACGTCCGAACAGCACCATGGAACGGATGGGCAGCAGTAGTAGCTCCACGGAAGGCAGCCCCGCCAGTACAGTAACGGCAGGGGGCGACACAGGGGCCCTTCCAACGTTGCCGACCAGCTCGGACGAGAGAGTCACTATCATTGTAGACAATACTCGCTTCGTCGTAGACCCTGCCCTTTTCTCTGTGCAGCCAGATACCATGCTCGGACG GATGTTTGGTTCATCGTTGGAGAACAACTTCACTCGGCCCAACGACCGTGGGGAATATGAAGTTGCCGAGGGGATTTCAGCCACCGTCTTCAGGGCCATCCTG GACTATTACAAGACTGGCATGATCAACTGTCCACCAAGTGTCAGTGTACCCGAGCTTAGGGAGGCCTGTGATTATCTTCTCATTCCATTTGATGCTCAAACCGTTAAGTGCCACAACCTCA GAGGCCTTCTGCACGAACTGTCCAATGAGGGAGCAAGGCAGCAATTTGAAAAGTTCCTGGAAGACCTGATACTACGTCGTATGGTCATATCAGCTCAG AGAGGAGACAGGGAATGTCACATCGTTGTTCTCCTGGATGATGACATTGTTGATTGGGACGAGGAGTATCCACCGCAAACTGGGGAAGAATATTCTCAGA TTGTGCACAGCACAGCAATGTACAGGTTCTTCAAGTACATTGAAAACAGGGATGTCGCCAAGCAAGTGCTCAAAGAGCGAGGCCTCAAGAAGATCAGGCTGGGGATCGAAG GTTACCCCACGTACAAGGAAAAAGTGAAACGCCGTCCAGGAGGTCGAGCAGAGGTCATCTACAACTACGTCCAGCGGCCCTTCCTCAGGATGTCCTGGGAGAAGGAGGAGGCCAAGAGTCGCCACGTCGACTTTCAGTGCGTCCGGTCAAAGTCCATCACGAACCTGACCACAGCAGACGGTTCGCCGCCGGTGGCCGACCCAGTGTTGCCCACCGCAGAGCCCGCACAGCATCATCAGGAGCTAGGTGCAGTGGGCGGCGTGGAAGAGTCTGTGCAAGTGCGGCACACGCAGCAGGTTCTGCCGAAAGAGCCGTACCCCAACGTGCAGTTGCCGTCGGACGATTTGCCTTAG
- the LOC135401585 gene encoding BTB/POZ domain-containing protein 10-like isoform X2: MSSRKGISRSSTYDNSSSDTEETDILPEHRGKDRQSYGGSPKLKPCLVSKLEEEQRDSSSASRNKSRPSHHHQHSPRPNSTMERMGSSSSSTEGSPASTVTAGGDTGALPTLPTSSDERVTIIVDNTRFVVDPALFSVQPDTMLGRMFGSSLENNFTRPNDRGEYEVAEGISATVFRAILDYYKTGMINCPPSVSVPELREACDYLLIPFDAQTVKCHNLRGLLHELSNEGARQQFEKFLEDLILRRMVISAQRGDRECHIVVLLDDDIVDWDEEYPPQTGEEYSQIVHSTAMYRFFKYIENRDVAKQVLKERGLKKIRLGIEGYPTYKEKVKRRPGGRAEVIYNYVQRPFLRMSWEKEEAKSRHVDFQCVRSKSITNLTTADGSPPVADPVLPTAEPAQHHQELGAVGGVEESVQVRHTQQVLPKEPYPNVQLPSDDLP; this comes from the exons TTATGGAGGAAGTCCAAAGTTGAAGCCCTGCCTGGTAAGCAAATTGGAAGAAGAGCAGCGGGATTCTTCGTCGGCGTCCAGGAACAA GTCTCGTCCCTCTCATCATCACCAACATAGTCCACGTCCGAACAGCACCATGGAACGGATGGGCAGCAGTAGTAGCTCCACGGAAGGCAGCCCCGCCAGTACAGTAACGGCAGGGGGCGACACAGGGGCCCTTCCAACGTTGCCGACCAGCTCGGACGAGAGAGTCACTATCATTGTAGACAATACTCGCTTCGTCGTAGACCCTGCCCTTTTCTCTGTGCAGCCAGATACCATGCTCGGACG GATGTTTGGTTCATCGTTGGAGAACAACTTCACTCGGCCCAACGACCGTGGGGAATATGAAGTTGCCGAGGGGATTTCAGCCACCGTCTTCAGGGCCATCCTG GACTATTACAAGACTGGCATGATCAACTGTCCACCAAGTGTCAGTGTACCCGAGCTTAGGGAGGCCTGTGATTATCTTCTCATTCCATTTGATGCTCAAACCGTTAAGTGCCACAACCTCA GAGGCCTTCTGCACGAACTGTCCAATGAGGGAGCAAGGCAGCAATTTGAAAAGTTCCTGGAAGACCTGATACTACGTCGTATGGTCATATCAGCTCAG AGAGGAGACAGGGAATGTCACATCGTTGTTCTCCTGGATGATGACATTGTTGATTGGGACGAGGAGTATCCACCGCAAACTGGGGAAGAATATTCTCAGA TTGTGCACAGCACAGCAATGTACAGGTTCTTCAAGTACATTGAAAACAGGGATGTCGCCAAGCAAGTGCTCAAAGAGCGAGGCCTCAAGAAGATCAGGCTGGGGATCGAAG GTTACCCCACGTACAAGGAAAAAGTGAAACGCCGTCCAGGAGGTCGAGCAGAGGTCATCTACAACTACGTCCAGCGGCCCTTCCTCAGGATGTCCTGGGAGAAGGAGGAGGCCAAGAGTCGCCACGTCGACTTTCAGTGCGTCCGGTCAAAGTCCATCACGAACCTGACCACAGCAGACGGTTCGCCGCCGGTGGCCGACCCAGTGTTGCCCACCGCAGAGCCCGCACAGCATCATCAGGAGCTAGGTGCAGTGGGCGGCGTGGAAGAGTCTGTGCAAGTGCGGCACACGCAGCAGGTTCTGCCGAAAGAGCCGTACCCCAACGTGCAGTTGCCGTCGGACGATTTGCCTTAG